The genomic window ATATGGCCAGGTGGTCTACGGCGGCGATGCCGAGGCGGAGGCGCTTCCTCCCGAGCCGGATTCTCCGGGCTCGACCACCAAAAAATCTGACGCGGAGACGCAACGATAGTACCGAGGGACAGGGACCTCACTTCGCTACGTTCAGGTCGAAATAAGGTGACGATCTGGACGACGAAGGCCACTTCCCGCAGCGGGCTTAACACGTGTCTCAACGCGTCAGGTCCACCGTCTGGTCGGGCGGTGCCTGAAAACATCGATTTCCACTAGAATCAATGCAGCATGGTTCTTCCCTTCGTCCGCGAACTACTTGCGGACCTTGAACACTCTGAGGCCTTTGAGCGTGTACGCCGCCACCTGAGCGGGGGCACGGGGCGCAGACGTGTGTCTGGATTGACCGCTACGGCGCGGGCACTTTATCTGCCGCTGTTCGTTCGCGCGGCCAATGCTCCGTGCGTGATTGTCGTTTCGGACAACAAGGCCGCCGAGGCACTTCATGCCGCAGTACTCTCTGCCTGCGAGTTGACCGGAGCGTTGGACCCTGCACAGGTCTTGCGGCTTCCGGCGCACGATGTTCTTCCGTTTGAAAATCTATCCCCGCACCCTGAGATTCAGGAGACCCGGGCTGCGACGCTGTGGAAGATCGCGAACGGGACGGCGCGGCTTATGATTGCTCCGGTCGAAGCTGCCTGCATGAAGCTCTTTACCCGCGACTTTTACAAGGCGCTGGCACTGCATCTGAAGGTCGGCGAAGAGTACATGCCGGACATGCTGATCGAGCATCTGCTCTCGGTGGGCTACACCCGCGTCGATGTGGTGGAGATGCCGGGGCAGGTTACGCTGCGCGGCGGCATCATCGACGCCTTCTCGCCCGAGATGGAGCGCCCGGTGCGCATCGACTTCTTCGGCGACGAGATCGAGTCCATCCGCACCTTTGACGCCGAGACGCAGCGCAGCAGCAACCCGCTCGATGAGGCCCTGCTGCTTCCGCTTACAGAGATTCCTGTCACCGAGAAAGTTCTGACCGCGATCAATGCACGGCTCACGCGCAGCGGAGTTGCCGGGGCTGCGCTCGAAGGTGGAGAAGAGCCGGTCGAGTTGCAGACGCACATTGCCACACGTACCGGCGAGGCGACGGTGTTTCCCGGCTGGGAGTTTTTCGCGCCGGTCGCTGGAGCTACGCACACACTTTTAGACTTGCTGACGGCAAGCGGCCCTGCGCCTCGCGTCTTCATTGAAGAACCTGCGATGGTCAAAAATCAGGGCGAGCGCTGGTGGAACAAAGTTGAGCAGCGTCATGATCGTTCCGGCATCGGCAATCTGGTTCGACCCGAAGATATTTATCTTTCGCCATGGGACCTTGATGACCGCCTCCACAAATTCTGCGGTTGCGAACTCGATCAGCTTGGGCTGGTCGATATACTCGACGCCGACCGCAGCGACCTGTCGGAGGTGGACTTCGCCACTCGGCCCACGCAGCGATTTCATGGCAGCATTCCGGCGCTGATCGATCAGCTTAACGTGCTGATGAAGCAGGATGCACGCATTCTGCTCACGGCTCCTAATCAGGGTGAAGTGGAGCGGCTTGCCGGGCTTTTGCAGGAGTATCACGTTCCTTATCGCCTCGGTTCGCGGACGGAGCAGCATGGCAGCTCGACGGTTTATTCGGAGTCCAGCTATCTTGCGGGCGACCTGCGCACGCCTGTGATCGTAAAGACGACGATCGCCGCGGGTGTGCAGATACTCGACCTCGACCGGACGACAGCGCGTCAGGTTGTCATCTTTGGAGCACAGGATTTATCGGACGACGCCGACGTAACGGTGCGGACGGCGCGGCGCGGCAAATCGAAGGCTTCCGCTTTCATCTCCGATTTTCGCGATCTTGCTGTCGGCGACTACGTTGTTCACGTCGAACATGGCATCGCACAGTATTGCGGACTGCGCGTTATCGAAGAAAACGATTCGCCACCACTGGAGCTGATGATCCTTGAGTTTGCCGACGAGGCCAAGCTCTACGTTCCGCTTACGCGGCTCGATCTGATCCAGAAGTACCGCAGCACCGATACAGGGCCTGCTCCGCAACTGAACAAACTGGGCACGCAGGGTTGGCAGAAGACCAAGGCGCGCGTCAAAAAGGCGATGGCCGACATGGCCGCCGAGCTGTTGAAGCTCTACGCACAGCGCGAGTCGATTCAGGGCACTCCTTTTTCGCCGGATACGAACATGCAGCGCGAGTTTGAGGATGCGTTCGACTTCAACGAGACCGACGACCAGCTCAACGCCATTGCCGACATCAAGCGCGATATGGAATCGACGCAGCCGATGGACCGCCTGCTCTGCGGCGACGTGGGCTACGGCAAGACCGAGGTTGCCATGCGCGCGGCGTTCAAGGCGGTGCAGGACTCGAAGCAGGTCGCAATACTAACGCCGACGACGGTGCTGAGTTTTCAGCACTACGAAACCTTCAAGCGACGCTTCGCCAACTTTCCCGTCAATATCGAGATGATCTCGCGCTTCCGCACAGCGAAGGAGCAGAAGATCATTCTCGAAAAGGTGGAGCAGGGGAAGGTCGACATTCTCATCGGCACGCATCGCATTCTGTCGAAGGACCTGAAGTTTCAGGACCTCGGGCTGCTGGTGGTCGATGAAGAGCAACGCTTTGGCGTGCGTCATAAAGAGCGGCTGAAACAGATGCGAACGGCCATTGACGTACTTGCGATGTCTGCCACACCGATTCCGCGCACGCTGCATATGTCGCTGATCGGGCTGCGCGATATGAGCGTGATCGAGACGCCGCCCAAAGACCGCATGGCCATTCAGACCATCGTCGCCAAGTTCGACGAGAAGCTGGTGCGCACCGCCATTGAGATGGAGCTGGAGCGCGGCGGGCAGACCTACTTCGTACACAATCGCGTGGAGTCGATCTACGAGCTCGCGGCGAAGATTCGCGAGCTGGTTCCGCAGGCCCGCGTCGTGATTGGTCATGGGCAGCTTCCCGAGGCAGAGCTGGAGCGGGTGATGCTCGCCTTCATGAATCATGAGTACGATGTTTTGCTTGCGACCAGCATCATTGAAAACGGTCTTGATATTCCGCTCGCCAACACCATCATCATCAATCGTGCAGATCGACATGGGCTGAGCGAGCTGTATCAACTGCGTGGACGCGTGGGGCGCAGCAATCGGCGCGCTTACTCGTACCTTCTGATTCCTCCGGAGAAGGAGCTGAGCGAGGTATCGCGGCGCAGGCTTGCGGCGTTGAAGGAGTTCTCCGATCTTGGCGCGGGCTTCAAGATCGCTGCGCTTGATCTGGAACTGCGCGGCGCGGGCAACATGCTGGGCGGCGAGCAGTCGGGCCACATCGAGGCCATCGGCTTCGAGATGTACACGACCATGCTGGAAGAGGCCGTGCGCAAGATGAAGGGCGAGGAGGACAAGCCTGCCCATGCCAACACGGTCATCAACCTCGGCATCAGCGTTCGCATCGATTCGGACTACATCCCCGAAGAGAACCAGCGCCTGCGCATGTACAAGCGCATCGCCGGGGCGGAGGACTTTGCCACACTTGCCGATGTTCGTGCCGAGTTGCAGGACCGCTACGGCACGCCGCCAGAGTCCGTGCTGAACCTGCTGGCAGCTGGGGAGATTCGGCTACAGTGCGAGCAGCTTGGCATTGCACAGCTCGACCGCAAACGTACCCAGATTGAACTGGGCAAGACCAAGACTTTTGTCGAGATGCTGCATCTGAAGTTTGCCGAACGGCTATCGGGTGGATCACCTGCGACCGCTCCGGGCGTGGCTCCGGCGCGCGAGCGAAGCGTCGATCCGGGAGTGCTGATGAAGCTGGTCAGCCGCAATACGAAAAAAGGCGCGCAGTTCACGCCGCAGGGTATTCTGCGCTGGCCGCTTACCAGTGCCAAAGCCGAAGATGTGATTGCTGAGACGCGTGCGCTGCTGGATGCTCTCGATACGCATGGCTGAACCAAATCCCTCCCAAGGCTTCGATTACCCTTTGTCTGAAACCGCATAACACAATGCCGTAAACTCACTTCAACATCTATGACACTCAAACTCCTTGTTCCCGCTGCGTTGCTCTTGTTCGCCCTGCCTGTCCTCGCTCAAACGACTACCCCTCTCCCCGCCACAACGCCAGCAGATGCGTCCACACCCCTGAAGATAGGCGGAGATGTTCTCCCGCCTGTTCTAATTCATATGGCAAATCCAAAATTTCCTCGCGGCCTCCGCGGGGTAGGAACCACAGCCGTTGTCCACGTTGGTGTAGTTGTCGATACATCCGGCAAACCAACCCAAATTCGCATCGTCAAGTCGAGCAATGCAGGTTTCGATAAAAACTCTATGGATGCAGTGAAAAAATACCGCTTCAAGCCAGCGACGTTACACGGACAGCCCGTGGCAGTCGAGCTCGTAGTACAGGTAAATTTTGAGGTCTTCGACCAAATGCCTCCGGGCGGTTATCATCCACCCGCGGAACCCCCCATTCAACCGAATTAACTAATGAGGCGTCTTTTGCACAAATCCTTCCGTACCATCGCCCTCCTGACCGCATATTTAGGATTTCTCATGGCCATCCCCGTCGCTCAGACAGCCAACGCGCAACGCATCTCTGCCGACGGTTCGCCACAGACCTTCCAGTACGTCTCCGATCAATACTTCAGCGATGTCTACTTCCACTTCTCTCCGACTGCGGGCACGAGTGCGGGGCTGCATCAATACGACACGCAGCTTGAGGATTACTCCGCTGCGGGGATTCAGAAGGAGATTGCGGCTCTTCACGACTTCGAGAAGAAGGTCGAAACGATTGACCCTACCGCTCTCGATGCCAGCGTCGCGGGGGACCGCGAGATTCTGCTGAATAATATTCGCTCGCAACTGCTGACGCTCGAAGTCATTCGGCCTTGGG from Granulicella sp. L56 includes these protein-coding regions:
- the mfd gene encoding transcription-repair coupling factor, which produces MVLPFVRELLADLEHSEAFERVRRHLSGGTGRRRVSGLTATARALYLPLFVRAANAPCVIVVSDNKAAEALHAAVLSACELTGALDPAQVLRLPAHDVLPFENLSPHPEIQETRAATLWKIANGTARLMIAPVEAACMKLFTRDFYKALALHLKVGEEYMPDMLIEHLLSVGYTRVDVVEMPGQVTLRGGIIDAFSPEMERPVRIDFFGDEIESIRTFDAETQRSSNPLDEALLLPLTEIPVTEKVLTAINARLTRSGVAGAALEGGEEPVELQTHIATRTGEATVFPGWEFFAPVAGATHTLLDLLTASGPAPRVFIEEPAMVKNQGERWWNKVEQRHDRSGIGNLVRPEDIYLSPWDLDDRLHKFCGCELDQLGLVDILDADRSDLSEVDFATRPTQRFHGSIPALIDQLNVLMKQDARILLTAPNQGEVERLAGLLQEYHVPYRLGSRTEQHGSSTVYSESSYLAGDLRTPVIVKTTIAAGVQILDLDRTTARQVVIFGAQDLSDDADVTVRTARRGKSKASAFISDFRDLAVGDYVVHVEHGIAQYCGLRVIEENDSPPLELMILEFADEAKLYVPLTRLDLIQKYRSTDTGPAPQLNKLGTQGWQKTKARVKKAMADMAAELLKLYAQRESIQGTPFSPDTNMQREFEDAFDFNETDDQLNAIADIKRDMESTQPMDRLLCGDVGYGKTEVAMRAAFKAVQDSKQVAILTPTTVLSFQHYETFKRRFANFPVNIEMISRFRTAKEQKIILEKVEQGKVDILIGTHRILSKDLKFQDLGLLVVDEEQRFGVRHKERLKQMRTAIDVLAMSATPIPRTLHMSLIGLRDMSVIETPPKDRMAIQTIVAKFDEKLVRTAIEMELERGGQTYFVHNRVESIYELAAKIRELVPQARVVIGHGQLPEAELERVMLAFMNHEYDVLLATSIIENGLDIPLANTIIINRADRHGLSELYQLRGRVGRSNRRAYSYLLIPPEKELSEVSRRRLAALKEFSDLGAGFKIAALDLELRGAGNMLGGEQSGHIEAIGFEMYTTMLEEAVRKMKGEEDKPAHANTVINLGISVRIDSDYIPEENQRLRMYKRIAGAEDFATLADVRAELQDRYGTPPESVLNLLAAGEIRLQCEQLGIAQLDRKRTQIELGKTKTFVEMLHLKFAERLSGGSPATAPGVAPARERSVDPGVLMKLVSRNTKKGAQFTPQGILRWPLTSAKAEDVIAETRALLDALDTHG
- a CDS encoding energy transducer TonB, whose product is MTLKLLVPAALLLFALPVLAQTTTPLPATTPADASTPLKIGGDVLPPVLIHMANPKFPRGLRGVGTTAVVHVGVVVDTSGKPTQIRIVKSSNAGFDKNSMDAVKKYRFKPATLHGQPVAVELVVQVNFEVFDQMPPGGYHPPAEPPIQPN